One Micromonospora craniellae genomic region harbors:
- a CDS encoding SsgA family sporulation/cell division regulator, producing MSVIRPTTVEVETSLRLVAPDATALPVRASLRYDPADPYAVHVLFHAESAGGEAVSWSFARELLVTGLDEPAGIGDVRVWPWATPRGDFVALALSSPDGNALFEVPRSVLVRFLRRTYVVVPRGREAEHLDVDTAVNRLLAGR from the coding sequence ATGAGTGTCATCCGACCGACGACCGTTGAGGTCGAGACGTCGCTAAGGCTAGTCGCGCCTGACGCCACCGCATTGCCGGTGCGCGCCAGTCTGCGCTACGACCCTGCTGACCCGTATGCGGTCCATGTCCTGTTCCACGCCGAATCGGCCGGTGGCGAGGCGGTGAGCTGGTCGTTCGCTCGCGAACTGCTGGTCACCGGGCTCGACGAACCGGCCGGCATCGGCGATGTGCGGGTCTGGCCGTGGGCCACCCCGCGCGGCGACTTCGTCGCGCTGGCGCTGTCGTCGCCCGACGGCAACGCCCTGTTCGAGGTGCCGCGCAGCGTGCTGGTGCGCTTCCTGCGGCGGACCTACGTCGTCGTCCCGCGCGGCCGGGAGGCCGAGCACCTGGACGTCGACACGGCGGTGAACCGGCTGCTCGCCGGCCGCTGA
- a CDS encoding excisionase family DNA-binding protein, which yields MTRPLTPRWYSPAEVAVLLGFGISKVKMKIATGELRSIKDGKYRRILPEWVDDYIREQIDRQEAA from the coding sequence GTGACCCGACCCCTCACCCCACGGTGGTACTCCCCCGCCGAGGTCGCCGTCCTGCTCGGCTTCGGCATCTCCAAGGTCAAGATGAAGATCGCCACCGGCGAACTGCGCTCCATCAAGGACGGCAAGTACCGCCGCATCCTGCCCGAGTGGGTCGACGACTACATCCGCGAGCAGATCGACCGGCAGGAGGCCGCCTGA
- a CDS encoding NUDIX hydrolase has translation MVEKQATELTRWTIHGERVVDDTRRARLSIAEVELPDGVRFEQYVIRAPRSAMVAVLDDRERLLLMRRHRFVFDRWVWELPGGYVDDDEQPAQCAVREVEEETGWRPQEVEPLRSFQPWVGTADAENLLFLARQAEHIGVPVDVNEAEQVAWIPLDEAYELVSRGEIVGAGTVIAVLELVARKARGEL, from the coding sequence GTGGTGGAGAAGCAGGCGACGGAATTGACCCGGTGGACGATCCATGGCGAGCGGGTGGTGGACGACACTCGACGTGCGCGGCTGAGTATCGCCGAGGTGGAGTTGCCGGACGGGGTTCGCTTCGAGCAGTACGTGATTCGGGCTCCTCGGTCAGCCATGGTCGCCGTGCTCGACGATCGGGAGCGCCTGCTGTTGATGCGGAGGCATCGGTTCGTGTTCGACCGGTGGGTGTGGGAGTTGCCCGGTGGCTACGTCGACGATGACGAGCAGCCGGCGCAGTGCGCGGTGCGGGAGGTCGAGGAGGAGACCGGCTGGCGGCCCCAGGAGGTCGAGCCGCTCCGGTCCTTTCAACCCTGGGTTGGCACCGCCGACGCCGAGAATCTGCTGTTCCTGGCCCGGCAGGCTGAGCACATCGGTGTCCCTGTGGACGTGAACGAGGCCGAGCAGGTCGCCTGGATCCCGCTCGACGAGGCGTACGAGCTGGTGTCTCGGGGTGAGATCGTCGGTGCTGGCACGGTGATCGCGGTGTTGGAGCTGGTTGCGCGTAAGGCCCGGGGAGAGCTGTAG
- a CDS encoding TIGR02611 family protein has product MIDERSSVDQLARRGPSNGAARRAEQRGCGVPKEQRDRHGRSVVDHEPADNRRTGRNERGFSDGNSPAGRGNPHRMCNERTETDRASDGPGAAAVPGRPRWRQRLSTTLALVRANPTGRLALRVVIGVLGALVVTIGIVLIPLPGPGWLLVIFGLGIWAVEFHWAKRLLAFTRRHVYGWTAWVKRQSLALRLVIGSVGLVFVGAIALISIKYSLGIDVIAQVLRYLATN; this is encoded by the coding sequence ATGATCGATGAGCGATCCTCAGTGGATCAGCTGGCGAGGCGGGGCCCGTCGAACGGCGCGGCCCGCAGAGCCGAACAGCGGGGGTGCGGGGTGCCGAAGGAACAGCGCGACCGGCACGGTCGGTCAGTGGTCGACCACGAACCGGCTGACAATCGCCGCACCGGCCGCAACGAACGTGGCTTCAGCGACGGGAATAGCCCCGCCGGACGGGGAAATCCTCACCGCATGTGCAACGAGCGAACCGAGACGGACCGTGCCAGCGACGGCCCGGGAGCTGCCGCCGTGCCCGGGCGGCCCCGCTGGCGGCAGCGCCTCTCCACCACCCTCGCGCTGGTCCGCGCCAACCCCACCGGCCGCCTCGCCCTCAGAGTCGTCATCGGGGTCCTCGGCGCCCTCGTGGTCACCATCGGCATCGTGCTCATCCCACTGCCCGGCCCCGGCTGGCTCCTGGTGATCTTCGGCCTCGGCATCTGGGCCGTCGAGTTCCACTGGGCCAAACGCCTGCTCGCCTTCACCCGCCGCCACGTCTACGGCTGGACAGCATGGGTGAAACGACAGTCACTCGCCCTACGCCTGGTGATCGGCTCCGTCGGCCTCGTCTTCGTCGGCGCGATCGCCCTAATCTCGATCAAGTACAGCCTCGGCATCGACGTGATCGCCCAGGTCCTGCGCTACCTCGCCACGAACTGA
- a CDS encoding helix-turn-helix domain-containing protein, with amino-acid sequence MLLDPLRISDDAWSHGEVLAALAARDIGGLFRWITSLTGASQSRIGAAVGLEQGYVSRIMAGRKVTSIEVLERIADGCRMPDHARTTLGLAPKQAVPPTDPGRRTPSEPPGIRTWQEDVHSAAELWRGDVNRRDVLRQVAFSSAGYTLPALRWFTAPDPAPVTQPGRSTVGQPEIDTIRAMTVTYRQLDNQYGGGHARDTVARYLHQEVTPLLTNGRYNHPTGQRLLSAAAELAQLAGWQAYDTAEHGIAQRYLTLALDFAHAAADDGLGAEILAAMSHQATYLGHTATGLDLARAARQTARRAGLLVLTAEAHVMEAHALAKANDGRACAAALHQAEQALDRADRSTDPQWLSYFDEAYLSAKFGHCFHTLGHNTHAERFAARSLRMDNRYVRGRAFNLALLASVHARQGEPERACTIGAEALTLTTQLRSARAVRYLRELQTHLAPHRRLPAVRHFTGRIDATLGPRR; translated from the coding sequence GTGCTGCTCGATCCGCTGCGAATTTCGGACGATGCGTGGTCGCACGGTGAGGTGCTGGCCGCACTGGCGGCCCGTGACATCGGCGGGCTGTTCCGCTGGATCACGAGTCTCACCGGGGCAAGTCAGAGCCGGATCGGCGCCGCCGTCGGGCTGGAGCAGGGCTATGTCAGTCGGATCATGGCCGGACGCAAGGTCACTTCGATCGAGGTCCTGGAACGGATCGCCGACGGATGCCGGATGCCCGACCATGCGCGAACCACATTGGGCCTGGCACCAAAACAGGCCGTACCACCAACCGACCCCGGCCGGCGCACTCCCAGCGAGCCGCCGGGCATCCGGACCTGGCAGGAGGACGTACATAGTGCCGCAGAGCTTTGGCGAGGTGACGTGAACCGTCGAGACGTACTCCGGCAGGTGGCCTTCAGCTCCGCCGGCTACACCCTGCCGGCGCTGCGCTGGTTCACCGCACCCGACCCGGCCCCGGTGACCCAGCCAGGCCGCAGCACGGTCGGTCAACCGGAGATTGACACCATCCGCGCGATGACCGTGACCTACCGCCAGTTGGACAACCAGTACGGCGGCGGCCACGCTCGCGACACCGTCGCCCGCTACCTCCACCAGGAGGTAACCCCACTGCTCACCAACGGCCGCTACAACCACCCCACCGGCCAACGACTGCTCAGCGCCGCCGCCGAACTGGCCCAACTCGCTGGCTGGCAGGCGTACGACACCGCCGAGCACGGCATCGCCCAGCGGTACCTCACCCTCGCTTTGGACTTCGCCCACGCTGCCGCAGACGACGGCCTCGGCGCGGAGATCCTCGCCGCCATGAGCCACCAGGCCACCTACCTCGGCCACACCGCCACCGGCCTCGACCTCGCCCGCGCCGCCAGGCAGACCGCCCGCCGCGCCGGCCTTCTTGTCCTGACCGCCGAAGCCCACGTCATGGAGGCCCACGCCCTGGCCAAGGCCAACGACGGACGAGCCTGCGCCGCCGCCCTACACCAGGCAGAACAGGCCCTCGACCGAGCCGATCGCAGCACCGACCCGCAGTGGCTCAGCTACTTCGACGAGGCGTACCTGTCGGCCAAGTTCGGCCACTGCTTCCACACCCTTGGCCACAACACCCACGCCGAACGATTCGCCGCCCGATCGCTACGGATGGACAACCGATACGTGCGCGGCAGGGCCTTCAACCTCGCCCTGCTCGCCAGCGTCCACGCCCGGCAGGGCGAACCCGAACGGGCCTGCACCATCGGCGCGGAAGCCCTGACCCTGACCACTCAGCTACGTTCAGCCAGAGCCGTCCGCTACCTGCGCGAGCTGCAAACACACCTCGCCCCGCACCGGCGGCTACCCGCCGTCCGGCACTTCACCGGCCGCATCGACGCCACCCTCGGCCCCCGTCGCTGA
- a CDS encoding MerR family transcriptional regulator, translating to MSTHIDIGEVVRRTGVPVSTLHLWERRGLMSHSHRDRHRARANRVLPLGAVALHPVRRAAHAGDVRTRLPRIRTPGSQVDLTCLEQGTPRTAAAISSLTCWDAVGVVSVMEAATC from the coding sequence ATGTCCACACACATCGACATCGGCGAAGTCGTGCGGCGCACCGGTGTCCCGGTCTCCACCCTGCACCTGTGGGAACGTCGCGGGCTGATGTCTCACTCTCACAGAGATCGCCACCGTGCTCGGGCCAATCGTGTTCTTCCTCTCGGCGCAGTGGCACTACATCCCGTTCGAAGAGCGGCGCATGCTGGCGACGTTCGGACCCGCCTACCGAGAATACGCACGCCGGGTTCGCAGGTGGATCTGACCTGTCTCGAACAGGGGACTCCTCGTACGGCAGCCGCCATTAGCAGCTTGACCTGCTGGGACGCGGTGGGGGTGGTGTCTGTCATGGAGGCAGCCACCTGTTGA
- a CDS encoding replication initiator has protein sequence MVSTLHRPGVAAGRDAQALHRAATPDYFGWLEHTRTAGGCARPVRLTGTMTAVDRDTGRVLGEQHTDELPDRVLYKACGNRRAAQCADCSWVYAGDAFQVVRCGLTGGKTVPATVARHPVVFATFTAPSFGPVHHRHVPLHTCADRRRCDCRPAPCHARRDAVTCPHGRPGACFARHDGADPQLGRPLCLDCYDHDHQVVWNVYAGELWRRTKQAIERHLAALCRRRGVPRVEVVPDAGRIRRVPPVRVSHGKVAEMQRRGAVHFHVLLRLDGVDPGDRHALVPPPAGITVDDLDTAVHAAARQIVFATPPHPDRPQGWPIAWGEQVDVRRIGTGDGDVTDARVAAYLAKYATKATEVTGHCSTRLTPGTVDACADPEGDHLARLIDACWRLGRPTRHRTSDTAAQTEDRQGDLDTTHHPYAGLRRWAHMLGYGGHFLTKARRYSVTFGLLRDTRATYRRADDGSVSVGTLAFVGSGWLTDGDALLANTAAAQHRERRRVGREELAHELWSGVAA, from the coding sequence ATCGTGTCCACCCTGCACCGTCCCGGCGTCGCCGCCGGTCGTGACGCCCAGGCACTGCACCGGGCCGCCACCCCCGACTACTTCGGCTGGTTGGAGCACACCCGGACTGCCGGGGGTTGTGCCCGTCCGGTCCGGCTGACCGGCACCATGACCGCCGTCGACCGGGACACCGGGCGGGTCCTGGGCGAGCAGCACACCGACGAGTTGCCCGATCGGGTGCTCTACAAGGCGTGCGGCAACCGGCGTGCCGCTCAGTGCGCGGACTGCTCCTGGGTCTACGCCGGTGATGCCTTCCAGGTCGTCCGCTGTGGCCTGACCGGCGGCAAGACAGTCCCCGCCACGGTGGCCCGGCACCCGGTCGTCTTTGCCACCTTCACCGCGCCGTCGTTCGGCCCGGTCCACCACCGGCACGTACCCCTGCACACCTGTGCCGACCGGCGGCGCTGCGACTGCCGACCGGCCCCATGCCACGCCCGCCGTGACGCCGTCACCTGCCCGCACGGGCGGCCCGGGGCCTGCTTCGCCCGTCACGACGGTGCCGATCCGCAGCTCGGTCGGCCGCTCTGCCTGGACTGCTACGACCACGACCACCAGGTCGTCTGGAACGTCTACGCCGGTGAGCTGTGGCGACGCACCAAACAGGCCATCGAGCGGCACCTTGCCGCCCTCTGCCGCCGACGAGGCGTTCCGAGGGTCGAGGTCGTCCCCGACGCGGGCCGGATACGGCGGGTGCCGCCGGTGCGGGTGTCGCACGGGAAGGTCGCCGAAATGCAGCGCCGGGGCGCGGTGCACTTCCACGTCCTGCTGCGTCTCGACGGGGTCGATCCCGGTGACCGGCACGCCCTGGTCCCGCCACCGGCCGGGATCACCGTGGACGACCTCGACACCGCCGTACACGCCGCCGCCCGGCAGATCGTCTTCGCCACCCCACCGCATCCCGACCGGCCGCAGGGCTGGCCGATCGCCTGGGGTGAGCAGGTCGACGTGCGCCGCATCGGCACCGGCGACGGGGACGTGACCGACGCCAGGGTGGCCGCCTACCTGGCCAAGTACGCCACCAAGGCCACCGAGGTCACCGGCCACTGCTCCACCCGGCTCACCCCGGGCACCGTCGACGCCTGCGCCGACCCGGAGGGCGACCACCTGGCCCGGCTCATCGACGCCTGCTGGCGACTCGGCCGCCCCACCCGGCACCGCACCAGCGACACCGCCGCCCAGACCGAGGACCGTCAAGGCGACCTTGACACCACACACCATCCCTACGCCGGGCTGCGACGGTGGGCGCACATGCTCGGCTACGGCGGTCACTTCCTCACCAAGGCCCGCCGGTACTCGGTCACGTTCGGACTGCTCCGAGACACCCGCGCCACCTACCGCCGCGCCGATGACGGCTCCGTCAGCGTCGGCACCCTGGCCTTCGTCGGCTCCGGGTGGCTCACCGACGGAGACGCGCTGCTCGCCAACACCGCCGCCGCCCAGCACCGGGAACGCCGCCGCGTCGGCCGGGAGGAACTCGCCCACGAGCTGTGGTCGGGGGTAGCAGCGTGA
- a CDS encoding VOC family protein gives MKLGHVIYKVNDLDRAVEEYTAKGFTVEYGKAKNSSNALIYFAEGPYFELLGSTGMPGFAKQVFRLFGKGAFIDRLDAWDRAEEGLIGLALENDRLDIEQEQKILDEAKLTYLKGRSGRTDPKGRRIRFRGIFPDDMQLPVLSSTFNVDVRPPEGYVHPNGIKGIKGVAFGTRQELIPVIRRLCDDEGLTLFEGKGVKDVEFEYAAKPADPET, from the coding sequence ATGAAGCTTGGCCATGTCATCTACAAGGTGAACGACCTCGATCGGGCGGTCGAGGAGTACACCGCCAAGGGCTTCACGGTGGAGTACGGGAAGGCGAAAAACTCCTCCAATGCGCTGATCTACTTCGCCGAGGGGCCCTATTTCGAACTGCTCGGGTCGACGGGGATGCCTGGGTTTGCCAAGCAAGTTTTCAGGCTCTTCGGGAAGGGCGCCTTCATCGACCGGCTGGATGCTTGGGATCGGGCGGAGGAAGGCCTCATCGGACTGGCCCTCGAGAATGACAGGCTGGACATCGAACAGGAACAGAAGATTCTCGATGAGGCGAAGTTGACCTACCTCAAGGGTAGGTCGGGCAGGACCGACCCGAAGGGCCGAAGGATCCGTTTCCGTGGCATCTTCCCGGACGACATGCAGCTTCCGGTGTTGAGCAGCACCTTCAACGTGGACGTGCGCCCTCCGGAGGGATACGTGCACCCCAATGGCATCAAGGGAATCAAGGGCGTCGCCTTCGGCACCCGGCAAGAGCTCATTCCTGTCATCCGCAGGCTGTGCGACGACGAAGGGCTGACCCTGTTCGAGGGGAAAGGTGTCAAAGACGTCGAGTTCGAGTACGCGGCCAAGCCTGCTGATCCGGAGACGTGA